A stretch of the Sulfurospirillum sp. UCH001 genome encodes the following:
- a CDS encoding glutamate synthase subunit beta — MQNFVNEERYEPRKRSTGDRVKDFKEIYEIFSKEDASSQADRCIQCGDPFCHSKCPLHNYIPFWLKATSAMKRELAFNLSNETNPYPEITGRICPQDRLCEGDCTLNDGHGAITIGAIETFISEEGFKKGLKPTFPGITTKKKVAVIGAGPAGLACATYLLRAGIAVSMYDKQNKAGGLLTYGIPGFKLDKDVVARRVRWLQEAGMDLHVNTYVGKDVSFDEIAHSHDALFLSIGAESPRKANVANENAQGVFMAIDFLRSIQKKLFGESYDKKFEVKNKNVVVIGGGDTAMDCLRTSIREGAKSVTCLYRRDKYNMPGSKKEFKNAIEEGAEFVYNVTPKEILVNSEGQVIGIDMHKTILGAKDASCRQCVEIVKGGDFRVDADVIIFALGFTPTVPTFLAENGIEVNKNGCIVVNHEYQTTKLGVYAGGDCKRGSDLVVTAAKEGKEAALSIIKKLLG; from the coding sequence ATGCAAAATTTTGTGAATGAAGAGAGATATGAGCCAAGAAAGCGCTCAACTGGCGATAGAGTAAAAGATTTTAAAGAAATTTACGAAATTTTTAGTAAAGAAGATGCATCGTCTCAAGCGGATCGTTGTATCCAATGTGGTGATCCATTTTGCCATAGTAAATGTCCTTTGCACAACTATATTCCGTTTTGGTTAAAGGCAACGAGTGCTATGAAGAGAGAACTTGCGTTTAATCTCTCCAATGAGACCAATCCGTATCCTGAAATCACAGGACGTATTTGTCCACAAGACCGTCTTTGTGAAGGCGATTGTACGCTCAATGACGGGCATGGTGCAATTACCATTGGTGCGATTGAAACGTTTATCTCTGAGGAAGGCTTTAAAAAAGGGCTTAAACCGACCTTCCCTGGTATTACTACTAAGAAAAAAGTGGCGGTTATCGGAGCCGGTCCTGCGGGACTTGCTTGTGCGACATATCTATTACGTGCAGGTATTGCGGTTAGCATGTACGATAAACAAAATAAAGCGGGTGGTCTTTTAACCTATGGAATCCCTGGCTTTAAACTGGATAAAGATGTGGTAGCGCGCCGTGTTAGATGGCTTCAAGAGGCTGGTATGGATCTTCATGTTAACACATACGTTGGTAAGGATGTCAGCTTTGATGAAATCGCACACAGTCATGATGCACTCTTTTTAAGTATTGGTGCAGAAAGCCCTCGTAAAGCAAATGTAGCAAATGAAAATGCGCAAGGTGTTTTCATGGCGATTGATTTTTTACGCTCCATTCAAAAGAAACTTTTTGGTGAGAGTTACGATAAAAAATTTGAAGTAAAAAATAAAAATGTCGTCGTTATCGGTGGTGGTGATACCGCAATGGATTGTTTAAGGACATCTATTCGTGAAGGTGCTAAAAGTGTCACCTGTCTTTACAGACGCGATAAATACAATATGCCAGGCTCTAAAAAAGAGTTTAAAAATGCGATTGAAGAGGGCGCAGAGTTTGTGTATAACGTTACTCCTAAAGAGATTTTAGTGAACTCTGAAGGTCAAGTGATTGGTATCGATATGCATAAAACGATTTTGGGTGCAAAAGATGCAAGTTGCCGTCAATGCGTTGAAATCGTCAAAGGTGGCGATTTTAGAGTTGATGCAGATGTTATTATCTTTGCACTTGGCTTTACACCAACTGTACCGACATTCCTTGCAGAAAATGGCATTGAAGTCAATAAAAACGGTTGTATTGTTGTCAATCATGAGTACCAAACAACAAAATTGGGCGTTTATGCAGGTGGAGATTGTAAACGAGGCTCTGATCTTGTTGTAACAGCTGCTAAAGAGGGCAAAGAAGCCGCTCTTAGCATCATTAAAAAACTGCTTGGATAA
- a CDS encoding inositol monophosphatase family protein, whose product MSFIEAALRANRELSELLHIKGLDVSHHQSFEVGAGGDRSAGIDLEAEQIFIKHLLPFGEIISEESGVIENPSSSVRIVLDPIDGSDNLLSHLPYYGTSIAYFENEICTKAMITNLANGDVFIKDENGLRQGKIGKNEFSLVTNNSFSKVGIFERSYCSYVAHEKLQSAHIKYRSPGAFALSLAYAHDVSFVLYEGAMRSYDVEAGLFMCEDLHSFYEGNIFLVSKDKEIFDKIKSLFISN is encoded by the coding sequence GTGAGCTTTATAGAAGCTGCTTTACGTGCAAACAGAGAACTCTCAGAGCTTTTGCATATCAAAGGATTGGATGTCTCACATCATCAATCCTTTGAAGTAGGTGCTGGGGGTGATAGAAGTGCTGGAATTGATCTTGAAGCAGAACAGATTTTTATAAAACATTTGCTTCCTTTTGGTGAAATTATTTCTGAAGAGAGTGGGGTTATAGAAAATCCTTCCTCTTCAGTGCGTATCGTACTTGACCCCATCGATGGCAGCGATAATCTTCTCTCTCATCTTCCTTATTATGGGACTTCCATTGCCTATTTTGAAAATGAGATTTGCACGAAGGCGATGATTACCAATCTTGCGAATGGTGACGTTTTTATTAAAGATGAAAATGGTTTACGTCAAGGTAAAATTGGTAAAAATGAGTTCTCTTTAGTCACCAATAACTCCTTTTCAAAGGTAGGAATATTTGAGCGTTCTTACTGCTCTTATGTAGCACACGAAAAGTTACAAAGTGCTCATATTAAGTATCGATCTCCTGGAGCATTTGCCCTCTCTTTAGCCTATGCACACGATGTTTCTTTTGTCCTTTATGAGGGAGCTATGCGTTCGTATGATGTTGAGGCAGGTCTCTTTATGTGCGAGGATTTACATAGCTTTTATGAGGGGAATATTTTCCTCGTAAGCAAAGATAAGGAAATTTTTGATAAAATAAAAAGTTTATTTATAAGCAATTAG
- the accD gene encoding acetyl-CoA carboxylase, carboxyltransferase subunit beta — translation MRFAEIFSKIRKTQSAPSEAPSHWVKCSACQSLMYYKEIEQRFNVCPKCGFHMRISAKQRIEQLCDEGSFVEFDANLVPIDPLKFVDKKSYKKRIEEAQEKTGKNSSVMCGSCSIDGIKTQLVVFDFAFMGGSLGSVEGEKIVRAINRAIANKEGVIIVSASGGARMQESTFSLLQMSKTSAALSKLADAKLPYISILTDPTMGGVSASFAFLGDIIMAEPGALVGFAGQRVIKQTIGADLPEGFQKAEFLLDHGLIDMIVTRTDMKKVVADLLRLLGENCKKDDFELRLKA, via the coding sequence ATGCGATTTGCAGAAATTTTCTCTAAAATCCGAAAGACTCAATCTGCTCCAAGCGAAGCTCCAAGCCACTGGGTTAAGTGCAGTGCATGCCAATCTTTAATGTATTACAAAGAGATCGAACAACGTTTCAATGTGTGTCCTAAATGTGGTTTTCATATGCGTATTTCTGCGAAACAACGCATTGAACAGCTATGCGATGAAGGAAGTTTCGTTGAATTTGATGCTAATTTAGTGCCAATTGATCCTCTCAAATTTGTGGATAAAAAATCGTACAAAAAGCGTATTGAAGAGGCGCAAGAAAAAACGGGCAAGAACTCTTCCGTCATGTGTGGTTCATGTAGCATTGATGGTATTAAAACACAACTAGTTGTATTTGATTTTGCTTTTATGGGTGGTAGTTTAGGTTCTGTTGAAGGTGAAAAAATTGTACGTGCCATAAATAGGGCTATTGCCAACAAAGAAGGCGTCATTATCGTGAGTGCCAGCGGTGGCGCTAGAATGCAAGAGAGTACATTCTCACTACTTCAAATGTCAAAAACATCTGCAGCGCTTAGTAAGCTTGCCGATGCTAAGTTACCTTACATTTCTATCTTAACTGATCCAACCATGGGTGGAGTTAGTGCATCATTTGCCTTTTTGGGCGATATTATTATGGCTGAACCTGGTGCTCTTGTAGGATTTGCAGGACAAAGGGTTATCAAACAGACCATAGGTGCCGATTTACCAGAAGGCTTCCAAAAAGCAGAGTTCTTGTTAGATCATGGTTTGATTGATATGATTGTGACACGTACTGATATGAAAAAAGTCGTTGCCGATTTATTGAGACTTTTGGGCGAGAATTGTAAAAAAGATGACTTTGAGTTAAGACTCAAAGCATGA
- a CDS encoding 23S rRNA (pseudouridine(1915)-N(3))-methyltransferase RlmH has product MNVKVFTIEKSSDKSLEAIAGEYTKMISRFAKVEEIKIFNKQIASAQMIGEKEARASYTKAYEPYLKGYNVALDVEGEQLSSEQFSALFDQDVSINFFIGGAFGFDEVFLGKTQKIISLSRLTYAHKIAKVVLFEQIYRGLCIKNNHPYHK; this is encoded by the coding sequence ATGAATGTAAAGGTCTTTACGATCGAAAAGAGTAGCGATAAGTCACTTGAGGCTATCGCAGGCGAATACACCAAAATGATCTCTCGCTTTGCAAAAGTTGAAGAGATCAAGATCTTTAATAAACAGATTGCCTCAGCACAAATGATTGGTGAGAAAGAGGCACGTGCTTCTTACACAAAAGCATACGAACCTTATCTAAAAGGCTACAATGTTGCCTTAGATGTGGAGGGTGAACAGTTAAGCAGTGAACAATTTAGCGCACTTTTTGATCAAGATGTGAGTATTAATTTTTTCATTGGCGGTGCTTTTGGGTTTGATGAGGTCTTTTTAGGTAAAACTCAAAAGATTATAAGTTTAAGTAGATTAACATATGCGCACAAAATCGCTAAGGTGGTTTTATTTGAGCAGATTTATCGGGGATTGTGTATAAAAAACAACCATCCCTATCATAAATAG
- the dksA gene encoding RNA polymerase-binding protein DksA yields the protein MREHELKHFEDILKERRVQIKKNIEDSMREIEDLKDTDVGDEADHASVSTDRMIEQAISAQQMKELNEIEFAINKIRNGSYGICEMCEEEIGFQRLKVKPHARYCIVCREIIEKSAKNK from the coding sequence ATGAGAGAGCACGAATTAAAGCATTTTGAGGACATTCTCAAAGAGAGAAGAGTTCAAATCAAAAAAAATATCGAAGACTCAATGCGAGAGATCGAAGACCTCAAAGATACCGATGTTGGCGATGAAGCAGATCATGCTTCAGTAAGTACTGATCGTATGATTGAACAAGCAATTAGTGCACAGCAGATGAAAGAGCTTAATGAAATTGAGTTTGCTATCAATAAGATTAGAAATGGTAGTTATGGTATCTGTGAAATGTGTGAAGAAGAGATAGGCTTTCAACGCCTTAAAGTAAAGCCACATGCAAGATATTGTATTGTGTGCCGTGAGATTATTGAAAAATCAGCAAAAAATAAGTAG
- a CDS encoding fatty-acid--CoA ligase — MGIKRYIIVTLIYMLAIGLYVYSFNGESFTLELFGLSLTLPVAFWMVVPVLLLAIASIGHLVFYNFKDFLYKRALKKDIEQFQEAAKSRILGEDVTTTYKTDGFKFAGKVLQSMRFDTTLPASFIEEDVANACAVAISVANGNYEDLKKYKLSKTNPLVIQNSINRLKIEPRFALEVLKNCKELNSELCLKAYDALLDFASFNEIKRYDFPQDKRTFRRMMERYLDADDSFDMDIKSIEDMLEQFNADRADYLELAREIKIKLSPDALIALFEKLYNSKGNVAADAYLYVLYDLQMIDKIRELLLNSDPEDFVKFKTIMFLRDHGKSIDIDKFLRL, encoded by the coding sequence ATGGGAATCAAACGTTATATCATTGTAACATTAATCTATATGTTAGCCATTGGACTGTATGTCTATAGTTTTAATGGTGAGAGTTTTACACTTGAATTGTTTGGTCTCTCATTGACCCTTCCTGTAGCATTTTGGATGGTTGTTCCAGTCTTATTATTGGCTATTGCTTCTATCGGACATTTGGTGTTTTATAACTTCAAAGATTTTTTATACAAAAGAGCTTTGAAAAAAGATATTGAACAGTTTCAAGAAGCGGCTAAAAGTCGTATTTTAGGTGAAGATGTTACTACGACTTATAAAACAGATGGTTTTAAATTTGCAGGTAAAGTGCTTCAAAGTATGCGCTTTGATACGACGTTACCCGCATCTTTTATTGAAGAAGATGTTGCCAATGCATGTGCTGTTGCTATTAGCGTTGCAAATGGAAACTATGAAGATCTCAAAAAATACAAGTTATCCAAAACAAATCCTCTAGTGATTCAAAATAGTATTAATCGCCTCAAGATTGAGCCTCGTTTTGCGCTTGAAGTGCTTAAAAACTGCAAAGAGCTTAACAGTGAATTGTGCCTCAAAGCGTATGATGCACTTCTTGATTTTGCAAGTTTCAATGAAATTAAACGCTATGACTTCCCACAAGATAAACGTACGTTCCGCCGTATGATGGAGCGTTATTTAGACGCTGATGATAGTTTTGATATGGATATTAAATCCATCGAAGATATGTTAGAGCAATTTAATGCAGACCGTGCAGATTATCTTGAGCTGGCACGAGAAATTAAAATTAAACTTAGCCCAGATGCGCTTATTGCCCTTTTTGAAAAGTTATACAACTCAAAAGGCAATGTTGCAGCTGACGCATACTTATATGTACTGTATGATTTACAAATGATTGATAAAATTCGTGAACTTTTACTCAACTCAGATCCTGAGGATTTTGTGAAGTTTAAAACGATTATGTTCCTTAGAGATCATGGTAAAAGTATCGACATTGACAAATTTTTGCGTTTATGA
- a CDS encoding tRNA-dihydrouridine synthase codes for MIHEIDFERGILALAPLAGFTDLPFRSVVKKFGADVTFSEMISANALRYRSEKTFKMLTKSPLETPYIVQIAGSDLESIKEAVLVLNDIEGIDGIDLNCGCPVPKIISQEAGSSLLLNLPHMQKIIETIKKYSNKRYTSAKVRLGFTTKIPEEIAKACESAGVDFMSMHGRTRAGAYKAEVDYQAIARARAAVKIPLIANGDITSYEKALHVKEVTGCNSLMIGRGAVGNPWIFYQIQNELTHVEKTKILEIVLEHFDAMVDFYGEKGHSIFRKHLHTYSKGFREASEFRDKINRIEDDALMRETIATFFAQ; via the coding sequence ATGATTCACGAGATAGATTTTGAGCGGGGCATTTTAGCCCTTGCTCCCCTTGCTGGCTTTACTGACCTCCCATTCCGTTCTGTTGTTAAAAAGTTTGGTGCAGATGTTACCTTTTCTGAAATGATTAGTGCAAATGCTTTGCGTTATCGTTCTGAGAAGACCTTTAAGATGTTGACAAAATCACCACTTGAAACACCTTACATCGTTCAAATTGCAGGCTCTGATTTGGAGTCCATCAAAGAGGCTGTATTAGTCCTTAATGATATTGAAGGCATTGATGGGATTGACCTTAATTGCGGTTGTCCTGTACCAAAGATTATCTCTCAAGAAGCAGGTTCCTCTTTACTTCTCAATCTTCCGCATATGCAAAAGATCATTGAAACCATTAAAAAGTACTCTAATAAGCGCTATACCAGCGCAAAAGTACGCCTTGGTTTTACCACTAAGATTCCAGAAGAAATCGCAAAAGCGTGTGAAAGCGCAGGTGTAGACTTTATGAGTATGCATGGCCGCACTCGTGCAGGTGCGTATAAAGCAGAAGTTGATTATCAAGCTATTGCAAGAGCGCGTGCTGCTGTTAAGATCCCTCTTATTGCCAATGGTGACATTACGAGTTACGAAAAAGCGTTGCATGTTAAAGAGGTGACAGGCTGTAACAGCTTGATGATAGGACGAGGTGCTGTGGGAAATCCATGGATTTTTTACCAGATACAAAATGAACTCACACATGTTGAAAAAACAAAGATTTTAGAGATTGTCTTAGAACACTTCGATGCTATGGTGGATTTTTATGGAGAAAAAGGACACTCCATTTTTCGTAAACATTTGCATACCTACTCGAAAGGGTTTCGTGAAGCGTCTGAGTTTAGAGATAAAATAAACCGCATCGAAGATGATGCACTCATGCGCGAAACGATAGCGACTTTTTTCGCTCAGTAA
- a CDS encoding AEC family transporter, which yields MTIAISILSIYAFILLGFMAKRMLKDEMNEKGMILLSIYFLQPMLSFWGLSSKPIDFSLLQAPFWYLAISLICVLISSVIAILFFKDDIKEKSIIIICVIIGNTGNLGIPLGIALFGDASIIYMSMINITNVFIVYTLGVFFYSRGNFSIKQSLFNIIKLPVIWFASLALLMNVFEIKLHPAMKTPLEMGAYCTMVIQLVIFGMYLYNIKLRSINYKLLLHVSFIKFGITPIIAASILYGVLNLEPMVATLIFIELIVPLAVTNVNLAALYECKPLDVTVLVFFTSLVFIPFFILVSNLLHYLNIVSMP from the coding sequence ATGACCATCGCCATCTCGATTTTGTCTATTTATGCCTTTATTTTGCTTGGTTTTATGGCAAAAAGAATGTTAAAAGATGAGATGAACGAAAAAGGGATGATTCTTCTCTCCATCTACTTTTTGCAACCCATGCTATCGTTTTGGGGACTTTCAAGCAAACCTATTGATTTTTCACTTTTACAAGCTCCTTTCTGGTACTTAGCGATTTCATTGATCTGTGTTCTTATCAGCTCCGTTATAGCCATACTCTTTTTCAAAGATGACATCAAAGAAAAGTCTATTATTATCATTTGTGTTATCATCGGTAATACAGGAAATTTAGGTATTCCTTTAGGTATTGCACTTTTTGGTGACGCATCCATCATCTACATGAGTATGATTAATATCACCAATGTTTTCATTGTTTACACGCTCGGTGTCTTTTTCTATTCACGCGGTAACTTTAGCATCAAACAGTCTCTTTTCAATATCATAAAATTGCCTGTGATTTGGTTTGCCTCTTTAGCACTTTTGATGAATGTCTTTGAGATCAAACTCCATCCTGCAATGAAAACGCCTTTAGAAATGGGCGCTTACTGTACCATGGTCATTCAGCTTGTTATCTTTGGAATGTACCTTTACAACATCAAGCTTCGCAGTATCAATTATAAACTGCTTTTACATGTAAGCTTCATTAAGTTTGGTATAACACCTATTATCGCTGCATCCATTCTTTACGGAGTACTCAATTTAGAGCCGATGGTCGCAACACTTATTTTCATTGAACTCATTGTTCCACTTGCAGTAACCAATGTCAATCTAGCAGCTTTGTATGAATGCAAACCGCTGGATGTAACCGTGTTGGTCTTTTTTACATCTTTAGTATTTATCCCTTTCTTTATTTTAGTGAGCAATCTTTTACATTACCTCAATATCGTGAGTATGCCATGA
- the fliN gene encoding flagellar motor switch protein FliN, which translates to MDAVDQEYVARKLLSGFENLLDISVDFVAELGTTNITIQRLLKLEKGSVIDLEKPAGESVELYINGKIFGKGEVMVYEKNLAIRINEILDSKTVIQYFKKESL; encoded by the coding sequence TTGGACGCAGTCGATCAAGAATATGTCGCACGCAAACTTCTCTCAGGGTTTGAAAATCTTTTAGATATTAGTGTTGACTTTGTTGCAGAACTTGGCACGACAAATATCACGATTCAGCGTCTGCTCAAACTTGAAAAAGGTTCTGTTATTGACCTTGAAAAACCTGCAGGTGAAAGCGTGGAACTTTACATCAACGGCAAGATTTTTGGTAAAGGCGAAGTCATGGTTTATGAAAAAAACCTTGCAATTCGTATCAATGAAATATTAGATTCTAAAACGGTGATTCAATACTTTAAAAAAGAGAGCCTATGA
- a CDS encoding sulfite oxidase yields the protein MSQNASLDRRGFFKKSGILALMSAVGSEIPFVRNFPGGLVPVAMAAPTMVELNIPGKSLELVVLGDKPVVAETPPHLLDSEVTPNDLMFIRNNGLVPTNINAATWTLTIGSEATPNSPARESESTKRTVTFTIAELKSKFKNYTSNLVIECGGNGRSEFNPPAKGNQWTLGGVGCPSWTGVRLKDVLEYVGLKNDAVYIGYYGSDPHLSGDATKVPISRGVPIKKALQEDALIVWEMNGAPLPIQNGYPLRLVIPGYPASVSGKWLNRIVVRNKVHDGPKMVDDYRNPCTPVEPASDVPNSNMCVIEEMPIKSLITYPASGAKFNFGDKVEIRGNAWSGIGDVKEVFVSIDFGATWIKANLKKPVNKFAWQRFSANLKFPSKGYYELWARAVDKKGVSQPMVIPGWNPKGYLNNATHRIAVKIV from the coding sequence ATGAGTCAAAACGCATCCCTCGATCGACGTGGTTTTTTTAAGAAGAGTGGCATCCTTGCCCTTATGAGTGCAGTGGGAAGTGAAATCCCTTTTGTACGTAATTTTCCAGGAGGTCTAGTTCCCGTAGCTATGGCTGCACCCACTATGGTGGAGCTGAACATTCCTGGTAAGAGTTTAGAGTTGGTGGTTCTTGGTGATAAGCCAGTTGTGGCTGAAACACCACCGCACCTTTTGGATAGTGAAGTCACGCCAAACGATTTGATGTTTATTCGTAACAACGGCTTGGTTCCAACCAACATCAATGCTGCGACATGGACACTCACCATCGGCTCTGAAGCAACACCAAATTCTCCAGCAAGGGAAAGTGAGTCCACTAAGCGTACAGTGACATTTACGATAGCAGAACTCAAAAGTAAATTCAAAAACTACACCAGCAACTTGGTGATCGAATGTGGAGGTAACGGGCGTTCAGAATTTAACCCTCCAGCAAAAGGCAATCAATGGACATTAGGAGGAGTGGGCTGCCCTTCTTGGACAGGTGTGCGCCTTAAAGATGTACTAGAGTATGTTGGACTCAAAAACGATGCTGTGTACATTGGGTACTATGGTTCAGACCCACATTTGAGTGGTGATGCAACTAAAGTGCCGATTTCTAGGGGTGTTCCGATTAAAAAAGCGTTGCAAGAAGATGCTTTGATTGTATGGGAAATGAATGGAGCACCACTACCTATACAAAATGGCTATCCTTTGCGCCTTGTCATCCCAGGTTACCCAGCATCTGTGAGTGGTAAGTGGTTGAACCGCATTGTCGTGCGCAATAAAGTACATGATGGCCCTAAAATGGTGGACGACTATCGTAATCCTTGCACACCTGTAGAGCCTGCAAGCGATGTGCCTAACAGCAACATGTGCGTCATTGAAGAGATGCCGATCAAATCACTTATTACCTACCCAGCATCCGGTGCAAAATTTAACTTCGGTGATAAAGTCGAAATACGAGGCAATGCGTGGAGTGGCATCGGTGATGTTAAAGAAGTGTTTGTTTCCATTGACTTTGGGGCAACATGGATCAAAGCAAACCTCAAAAAACCTGTCAACAAATTTGCATGGCAACGTTTTAGTGCCAATTTGAAATTTCCTTCTAAAGGGTATTATGAGCTGTGGGCGCGTGCTGTTGATAAAAAAGGTGTTTCTCAACCGATGGTAATTCCTGGATGGAATCCTAAAGGCTATCTCAACAATGCAACACACCGCATCGCTGTAAAAATTGTCTAA
- a CDS encoding exodeoxyribonuclease III — MKLISWNVNGIRAVASKNAFTWVDEVKPDVLCLQEIKAEAHQIPEPLFQHPFTSKHINSASKKGYSGTMSFSTRMFEKTDTALHIDHTQEGRILEHHFDNIALFNVYFPNGQQSEERLAHKMKFYSDFLAHTEALRKEGKGIIICGDVNTAHREIDLTHPKANEDTSGFLPIERAWIDTLLEKGYIDTFRHIHGDKTECYSWWSYRAGARERNVGWRIDYFFISKELEGQLKDAFILPHIYGSDHCPVGIELEC; from the coding sequence ATGAAACTGATATCGTGGAATGTTAATGGCATTCGTGCTGTTGCGAGTAAAAATGCTTTTACGTGGGTCGATGAAGTTAAACCTGATGTTCTGTGTTTGCAAGAGATCAAAGCAGAAGCACATCAAATTCCTGAACCGCTTTTTCAACACCCTTTTACCTCAAAACACATCAACTCTGCAAGCAAAAAAGGCTACTCGGGTACGATGAGCTTTTCCACACGAATGTTTGAAAAAACCGATACCGCTTTACACATCGACCACACCCAAGAAGGACGTATTTTAGAGCATCACTTTGATAACATAGCACTTTTCAATGTTTACTTTCCAAATGGTCAACAAAGTGAAGAACGTCTTGCCCACAAGATGAAGTTTTACAGCGATTTTCTAGCGCATACTGAAGCATTGCGCAAAGAGGGAAAAGGCATCATCATCTGTGGCGATGTCAATACCGCGCATCGTGAAATCGACCTCACTCATCCTAAAGCCAATGAAGACACTTCAGGCTTCTTACCTATCGAGCGTGCATGGATAGACACACTTTTAGAGAAAGGGTATATCGATACCTTTAGGCATATACATGGAGATAAAACAGAGTGTTATTCGTGGTGGTCATACCGAGCGGGAGCGAGAGAGCGAAATGTTGGATGGAGGATTGACTACTTTTTTATCTCTAAAGAGCTAGAGGGACAACTAAAAGATGCGTTTATCTTACCGCATATCTATGGCTCTGATCATTGCCCTGTTGGCATAGAATTGGAGTGTTAG
- a CDS encoding AEC family transporter: MNIALSILAIYVFILLGYIAKKIFKEELAERGMVILSVYFLHPIFSFWGLSTKPMSLELLQVPFYYVLFSLLTIVVGFIFARMFFEDVKERSIMTIAAAINNTGNLGIPLGIAIFGQDSIIYTSMMSVANTLMTYTLGVFFYSAGTSSMKQAFLNIFKLPVIWAAMFALGLNFAGIVIHPTLFKSLEMGAYCMVVLQLIVFGMYLYNMKLGELNYKLLLHVHLIKFVIMPIITVWLLFFVFPLEPFVASVLFLELIVPLAVTNVNISALYDCKPVDVASLILFTSLLFIPFLLMVSYLLAYFDIAHLG, encoded by the coding sequence ATGAACATAGCGCTTTCCATTCTTGCCATTTATGTTTTCATTCTACTCGGATACATTGCCAAAAAGATTTTCAAAGAAGAGTTGGCTGAGCGCGGTATGGTCATTCTCTCGGTCTATTTTCTGCACCCCATCTTTTCATTTTGGGGACTTTCCACGAAACCGATGAGCTTAGAGCTGTTGCAAGTGCCGTTTTATTATGTCCTTTTTTCGCTTCTTACCATTGTCGTAGGATTTATTTTTGCAAGAATGTTTTTTGAAGATGTGAAAGAGCGCTCCATCATGACCATAGCCGCGGCGATTAACAACACAGGCAATTTGGGCATTCCTCTTGGCATCGCCATCTTTGGACAAGATTCTATCATCTACACCAGCATGATGAGTGTTGCCAATACCCTTATGACATATACCTTGGGTGTATTTTTTTACTCTGCAGGTACATCAAGTATGAAACAAGCATTTTTGAACATCTTTAAACTGCCCGTCATTTGGGCGGCGATGTTCGCACTTGGACTTAATTTTGCAGGCATTGTGATTCACCCTACTCTCTTTAAGTCGCTGGAAATGGGGGCGTACTGTATGGTGGTACTTCAACTCATTGTGTTTGGAATGTACCTTTACAACATGAAACTCGGAGAGCTGAACTACAAACTGTTGTTGCACGTTCACCTCATCAAATTTGTCATCATGCCTATCATTACGGTGTGGCTGCTCTTTTTTGTGTTCCCCTTAGAGCCGTTTGTTGCTTCGGTACTTTTTTTAGAACTCATCGTGCCACTGGCGGTTACCAACGTAAACATTTCAGCCCTTTATGACTGCAAACCTGTGGATGTAGCAAGCCTCATACTCTTTACTTCGCTTCTGTTTATTCCTTTTTTGCTGATGGTAAGTTACCTACTCGCTTACTTTGATATCGCACATTTGGGTTAG
- a CDS encoding MarR family winged helix-turn-helix transcriptional regulator has product MKNQRLIALSSRLAEKANKFIIAELKKYELTDIAPSHGDILSLLFDGSSYEMGEISRKIHRTKPTVTVLVEKLEKSGYVQRVKSDVDARFTMISLTEKGFALRPIFEAISKDLNALAYAGLREEEGMLLEILLEKAIINFEKRE; this is encoded by the coding sequence ATGAAAAATCAAAGACTTATAGCGCTTTCCAGCAGACTTGCAGAGAAAGCCAATAAATTTATTATTGCAGAGCTGAAAAAATATGAACTGACAGATATTGCGCCTAGTCATGGTGATATCTTAAGTTTATTATTTGATGGTAGTAGTTATGAAATGGGCGAAATCTCGCGTAAAATTCACAGAACAAAACCCACAGTAACGGTTCTAGTAGAAAAGCTTGAAAAAAGCGGTTATGTACAACGTGTAAAATCAGATGTGGATGCCCGTTTTACGATGATTTCTCTTACCGAAAAAGGGTTTGCGCTTAGACCCATTTTTGAAGCTATTTCGAAAGATCTCAATGCATTAGCCTATGCGGGGCTTAGAGAAGAAGAGGGGATGTTACTCGAGATATTGCTTGAAAAAGCAATTATTAATTTTGAAAAGAGAGAGTAA